One genomic region from Stackebrandtia nassauensis DSM 44728 encodes:
- a CDS encoding DUF397 domain-containing protein, with protein MTHVTGPWRKSSRSGQSNGTACVEARAVATWRKSSRSGQSNGTNCVEARLVEATFQLRDSKLGDGSPTLAMTNSDWRGLLTLIRR; from the coding sequence ATGACGCACGTAACCGGTCCGTGGCGCAAGTCCAGCCGCAGCGGGCAAAGCAACGGCACCGCTTGCGTTGAGGCGCGTGCCGTCGCGACGTGGCGCAAGTCCAGCCGCAGCGGCCAGAGCAACGGCACCAACTGCGTTGAGGCACGGCTGGTAGAAGCGACGTTCCAACTGCGCGACAGCAAACTTGGCGACGGCTCCCCCACCTTGGCCATGACCAACAGCGACTGGCGAGGACTGCTGACGCTCATCCGTCGCTAA
- a CDS encoding PhzF family phenazine biosynthesis protein gives MAGSRDFAQVDVFGQAPYLGNPVAVVLDGDGVEDEVMRRIANWTNLSETTFVLSPNDPEADYRLRIFTPGLELEFAGHPTLGSAHAWLENGGKPKRAGRIVQECAAGLVELRQGEGGLSFAAPPRRRVGELEAEHLAAIVDAFGIEREAVVSHQWVDNGPGWAVIRLGSAEEVLALEPDFSRFPTAMVGAVGEYPKGSEFAYELRTFAPASGVFEDPVCGSMNASVAQWLTGAGEMPAAYKVSQGARLGRRGEVAIAVEEDGTVWVGGATTTCFRGTAIA, from the coding sequence ATGGCTGGTTCTCGGGATTTCGCTCAGGTTGACGTGTTCGGGCAGGCGCCGTATCTGGGTAACCCGGTGGCTGTCGTGCTTGATGGGGACGGGGTGGAGGACGAGGTGATGCGGCGGATTGCCAACTGGACGAACTTGTCGGAGACGACGTTCGTGTTGTCCCCCAACGATCCTGAGGCGGACTATCGGTTGCGGATCTTTACGCCCGGGTTGGAGCTTGAGTTTGCTGGGCATCCGACGTTGGGGTCTGCGCATGCCTGGTTGGAGAACGGGGGTAAGCCGAAGCGGGCGGGGCGGATTGTGCAGGAGTGTGCGGCGGGGTTGGTGGAGCTGCGGCAGGGGGAGGGTGGGTTGTCGTTTGCCGCGCCGCCGAGGAGGCGGGTGGGGGAGTTGGAGGCGGAGCACCTGGCGGCGATCGTGGACGCGTTCGGGATTGAGCGGGAGGCGGTTGTCTCGCATCAGTGGGTTGACAATGGACCGGGGTGGGCCGTGATTCGGCTCGGGTCGGCTGAGGAAGTGCTCGCTCTAGAGCCTGACTTCTCGCGGTTTCCGACAGCGATGGTGGGGGCTGTTGGGGAGTATCCGAAGGGGTCGGAGTTCGCGTATGAGTTGCGGACTTTCGCGCCAGCGTCGGGGGTTTTCGAGGATCCGGTTTGCGGGAGCATGAATGCTTCGGTGGCGCAGTGGTTGACCGGGGCGGGGGAGATGCCTGCGGCGTACAAGGTTTCGCAAGGGGCTCGGTTGGGGCGGCGGGGGGAGGTCGCGATTGCCGTTGAGGAGGACGGGACCGTGTGGGTTGGCGGTGCGACGACGACCTGTTTTCGGGGGACCGCCATCGCGTGA